A part of Deltaproteobacteria bacterium genomic DNA contains:
- a CDS encoding SPASM domain-containing protein — translation MLPEYKPSRFTIVEPLNEQDQAALFNTMTKAVGTLPAHVWEEARTGSCKHESTVRHLLNQGFLVPADTDENLVLAHWRHQRAYDLTHLRYHINPTHGCEMRCSNCYFGQTEKIRQMSRETARSVLDFITTDLEQKRPVSAHLDFGEPATSLNPEIILYLAEGLHRFCHGRRILFKISLTTNGLDLKPDIIEGLKPFGLTRVRVKIGGPMIIHDHLRPAKDGSPTYEQIMDNLSAMAGLIEIHLISQYDPNQDEHLLYPALLNDLILHGLGEYIAAVSFQPGFPGQNSKDASGPKQVGWPDCLIDTNAERRAWLKDQIAAWGFSSPAKPPAWRCIANNQAAMVIDVDGQITACPFQIDSPELNYGHVKTGIDFYRESRLMLRELPEKCLRSCALTPLCDGGCRYLGFLETGIFNSTYCKHQAYEQLLQSYILRTVHSRNFEHLNRRSQYSVLSSAL, via the coding sequence ATGCTGCCCGAGTACAAGCCTTCACGCTTTACTATCGTTGAGCCGCTGAATGAACAGGATCAGGCCGCCTTATTCAACACCATGACAAAGGCTGTGGGTACGCTTCCGGCGCACGTATGGGAGGAGGCTCGAACCGGCTCTTGCAAGCACGAATCAACCGTGAGGCACCTGCTCAACCAGGGCTTCCTGGTGCCGGCAGATACAGATGAAAACCTGGTCCTGGCTCACTGGCGGCATCAGAGGGCCTATGATCTGACTCATCTCCGCTATCATATCAATCCCACTCACGGCTGCGAAATGAGATGTTCAAACTGCTACTTCGGTCAAACCGAAAAAATCAGGCAGATGAGCCGGGAGACAGCCAGGTCAGTCCTGGACTTCATCACGACCGACCTGGAACAGAAGCGGCCTGTGAGCGCTCATCTTGACTTTGGAGAGCCAGCCACCTCGCTTAATCCAGAAATCATCCTTTACCTGGCTGAAGGCCTGCACCGCTTCTGCCACGGTCGGCGCATCCTGTTCAAGATTTCCCTGACCACCAATGGACTGGACCTGAAACCGGATATCATCGAGGGTCTCAAGCCCTTTGGCTTAACCAGGGTCCGGGTCAAGATCGGCGGTCCCATGATTATTCACGATCACCTGAGACCGGCTAAGGACGGAAGTCCGACCTATGAACAGATCATGGACAATCTGTCAGCCATGGCCGGGTTGATTGAAATTCATCTCATCAGTCAATACGACCCGAACCAGGATGAGCACCTGCTTTACCCTGCCCTTTTGAACGATCTTATTCTGCACGGGCTCGGGGAATACATCGCCGCGGTGAGTTTCCAGCCCGGCTTTCCGGGACAGAACAGCAAGGATGCTTCAGGGCCAAAGCAGGTCGGATGGCCGGACTGCCTGATTGATACGAATGCCGAGCGCCGTGCCTGGCTCAAGGACCAAATTGCCGCCTGGGGTTTTAGTTCACCCGCTAAGCCGCCTGCCTGGCGCTGCATTGCGAATAACCAGGCCGCCATGGTCATTGATGTGGACGGACAGATTACGGCCTGTCCCTTTCAAATTGATTCGCCTGAACTTAACTACGGCCATGTCAAGACGGGAATTGATTTTTACCGTGAGTCCAGACTGATGCTCCGGGAGCTTCCGGAAAAATGCCTCCGCTCCTGCGCCCTAACCCCGCTGTGTGACGGCGGATGTCGTTACCTGGGCTTCCTGGAAACCGGAATTTTCAACAGCACGTACTGCAAGCACCAGGCCTACGAACAGCTTCTCCAGAGCTACATTCTGCGCACGGTCCACAGCCGTAATTTTGAACATCTGAACCGGAGATCTCAATATTCTGTTTTATCATCCGCTTTATAA